The Fusarium falciforme chromosome 12, complete sequence DNA window GTAACACAACAACCATCACCCGAACAAGTTCCAAGAACCTCCTGTGGTCTTGGCCTCAGATGCTCGCCCACCATTCAATCTCTGGCTGCAACATGCGTACAGGAGACCTTCTAGGCTCCGGTACCGTGTCTGGGTTAGACGCCGGAACGCAGGGCAGTTTGCTTGAACAGACACAGGGTGGCAAGGTTGCGGTTCAATTGGAGAACGGCGAGGAACGAAAGTTTATCCAGGACGGTGACACTATTACTATCAAGGGATGGTCTGGAGAGGCCGAGGATGGTTTGATTGGATTTGGTGAATGCTCCGGCACAATTTTATCGGCTGTCCAACGCGGTTAGAGTGAAAGGAATGAAATGACATAGAATTGAGACCTCAATAGACTTTCAATGCTCTAGAAAAATGTAGTTATCAAGTGTACATGCCGTGAAACGTCCCAAGCTCAGGGCCCAGGATGATATGTAGTGACTCCTCATTTTCCGTACATACTATATTACTTGTGAACTCACCAATTGGGCTCCATGAACCGGTTGGGCTTCATAAACCGATTGATTCGACAGGCAAAGAGCCAGTACGTTGCTCAATTAGTTGTATCAACGCATCCAAGCCCATTTCCCTTTCTGTTCCTCGATTCTTGAGTCATGCAACGTCATGCGCGGAATCATTCGTTGCGATTCCGAATCCGTTGATCCTAAAACTGGGTACATGCAGAGGGAATGCAGCTTATTCCGAACTTGATCTGCAGGGTTTATTTAAATGCCGATTCCTTCGTACTTTGATTCCTCCAATTCTAATCATTCCTTCGAACCTCATCAACCATGGCAGGACAAATCACACGTGTCACTCTCTTCAAGATccccaaggaagaagaccAGCAACGGCTGCTGGATCTCTACAAAGAGATGCCGCAAAAGGCAACGAAGGTTGGTGATCGTGTTGCACACATCGAATCGTTCTCTAATCAAGTGTACAAATAGAACGGAAAGCCATACATCGTCTCAGTCAAGGCTGGAAAGGCAGCGCCTGATCAACGCGCCCAGGACTTCACCGTCGTTGCCCTGTCCACCTTTAGCTCTATAGACGACTTCAACTACTACGACACGGAGTGCGCTGCTCATGGAGACCTGAAGCAGTTCGCCAAGACGGTCAATCAAGGAGTTGCCATGGTGTTCTTTGAGAATGTGGTCGTGTAGAAAGGTTGATGATACATATTAATGAGTCATGACAACACATAGCTGCAATCAGTGCAAGTAGATAGTTTCATATCAAGCCCTGAAATCTCCGTGATATCTCTTCACCTTCCTCCTCTGCGATTGTGATCTCCTGCCCTTCAGGATACTGACCCGTCATGGATTGAAACAGAGGCTGCCCCTGTCCAAGCGCGTCAAAGAGGCTCAGTAGATCGTCCCTCATCTGATACATATCCGGGACGGAATGGTTTATATCGGTATCAGGAAGCATCATCTCTCCCAGAGGAAAGTCAACGTGATCGTGAACCGGCAAGTGGACATGCTCCTGGAACTCCTCACCGTTGACGTCTtgagcctcaagctccttgtcTCCCGCTTGTGACTCGCTCGTTTGGTCTTCTCCCAAGTGAGGTTTCGCCAGGCTTCTCATACGTGGTATCAGACCACGAATAGATTTCCACAGTCTGCGGCTGATGATACTGTGTCGAGAAAGGCCTCTAACCAGGTCCGCTCCGTCAAGGAAGGTCTTTCGGCAAGGGCCAGCAAATGTCTCGGGAGCGTGGCAGACAGCGAGGAATAGTACCGCCAAGGCGCTGAGCAGGAAATTGTTGAAAGCGTTCTGCTGCCGCGAGTAGATATCCGACGTGCTGTGAAGGTGGACAAGGACCTGTATAGAGTCCTGGGCGATGTCGGCAACCAACCATGCAATGCGAGGACTAGCTGCAATACTCGCCGCACTCATCAGGTGATGTCGGTAGATCAAGATCCTCACATAGTTCCCACGAAGGTACAACAAGGCGCGAAGTCGATGCAGCACTTGAGGTTGTGAGCGCGGTGCCAGGCCAAGACGAGGATGCCGTAgctggagatgaggaggaataGTTTCCAGCCAGTCTTGAGCGCATTGATCAAGGGCTGTTGCGGTATCATCGGGAATGGTTTGTGAAGCAGATCCAAAGGGTGGGATGGCATCCCAGAGCTTGGAACAGAGCTCAGAATAGCCGACCATGCACCTGAGATATGAATACTCGTCGTCCTAAGACAAACCAGTTAGTTGACCTTTGTTATATCTAGTTGAAAAGGAGATGGGGACTCACCGGCTTGGGAAGCTCAGGATCGATATCCTTATCCACAAGAGCAAAAGATAAGCTGTTACCGAAGCTCCATCGCCGATCAAGCACGTAGACGCACCAAAAGACGCGGGTTGCAAGACGGCGACAGTCAGGGTCCTTGAAGTTGTCAAGAAGACTTCGCTTTCGGTGAAGGCCCATCTCTATGGCTTCACGGGCAGCAATGCCAACGAGGCGCCAAGATATCAGCTCCTCGTCGCAATGGAAGTGGTAGATGCTCTGTGCATGTCAGTAATACAACCTTGTTTGGGGATTAGTCCACTTACCAGCATACAAAGCAGTTGAATCTCTTTCAGATCAACCTCAGGGTACAGCATACATGACACAGTCCCCTCGACAGAATCGATGATAGCGGCGCTCAGGTCAGTCTTTTCATGCTCCTCCAGCACCATGCCAGTAGCGACGGCAATCTTGACAATATCAATGTCCTTCCTGGACAAACCCTTCATCGGTGTCTCTCCTTTCGGGGCAGTATACTCAGGAGCGTTACCGCTGCGAATAGCGTCAAGGATTTCTTGTGACCGAACAACGTACTCGCTAATGTCGATGATGGGATGCACCGACTCGACTTCCTCCTggaagacgatgaggaaCCTGCTGATCTCGCTAGCGGTGCATTGATCCCAGTATCCCAAGTCGGTGATTATCTTGGCGGCAGCTGTCGACTCTATGGGAGATTGTGCACCGCTTGGAGGAAATGACTCATAAGTCGGTATGCCCATACGGTTTAAAGACCGTTCTCCAACAAGAATACCAAAGGCAGACCGTGTTGGTCCGACAAACTGAGGTTGCTTAGGTACATCGCCACGATAAGTGCTGAGAGGCGACTGGATATGAACAGTCTCCCGAGAATGCGACGACACGGTATGTGCCTCTTGAGGCTGGTCCTTGAGCTCTCTCACAACACCTACCAGGTCGGCAACCTGCTGGCGAAGCTGATACAACTCTTGAGTAAGGCCCTGTAGATGCTGGCTCCTATTCCCTGTCAGCTGCAACAACTACCGAGTCAACCGGGGCCACCTACTGCTCCAACTTAGCATCCTTGGGAGGCTGATTGGCAGCCGCCGCAAAGACGCAGGTCAAACCACCAGCAATACACCTCTCGCAATTGGAATCACCCGAAGGAATGCACTTGAGCTT harbors:
- a CDS encoding Stress-response A/B barrel domain-containing protein codes for the protein MAGQITRVTLFKIPKEEDQQRLLDLYKEMPQKATKNGKPYIVSVKAGKAAPDQRAQDFTVVALSTFSSIDDFNYYDTECAAHGDLKQFAKTVNQGVAMVFFENVVV